In Oscillospiraceae bacterium, the following are encoded in one genomic region:
- a CDS encoding MFS transporter has translation MSTKLWNKNFMIITVGTVISMLGNAISGFAIGLLVLDYTKSVFLYSLFMVAYNLPKIIMPMVAGPYLDNFPRAKVIYSLDFLSAAIYFGLFFLLHFNIFSFWPFLALAVLIGSIDSTYQTAYDSLYPTLIAKEHYSKAYSISSIIYPVAAVMVPVAAYVYEKLGNMAPLFLFNAVTFFIAAVMEVFIKAPETHIQHRTQKFTAKYYFNEFKAGVDYIRSEKGLLVVTAYFLIANLSYSTGGLALPYFKSTPELGVMVYTFVMGANLLGRLVGGFLHYKMKLPPKHKFSIALTVYITTCILEGGYLFTPIGMMIPLMFVSGLFSVTSYNIRIAATQSYIPNDYRGRFNGSFQMLLSLGMIAGQLVTGALGDHFSARLIILFGYVINFAAVFLIMLPGGKHVKPIYNAVYEKPTEPEGLEEPNLTNPAAENE, from the coding sequence GTGAGCACTAAGCTCTGGAATAAAAATTTCATGATCATCACCGTCGGAACGGTGATTTCGATGCTCGGCAATGCCATCAGCGGTTTTGCCATCGGTCTTCTGGTACTCGACTATACCAAATCGGTCTTTCTGTATTCGCTGTTCATGGTGGCCTACAACCTTCCGAAAATCATCATGCCGATGGTTGCCGGGCCGTATTTGGATAATTTCCCGCGTGCAAAAGTCATCTACTCGCTTGACTTTCTGTCTGCGGCGATCTATTTTGGACTGTTTTTCCTGCTGCATTTCAACATCTTCAGTTTCTGGCCGTTCTTAGCGCTGGCGGTTCTGATCGGTTCGATCGACAGCACTTACCAGACCGCTTACGACAGCTTATACCCGACACTGATCGCAAAAGAACACTACAGCAAGGCCTATTCGATCTCGAGCATCATTTATCCGGTCGCGGCGGTCATGGTGCCGGTCGCGGCGTATGTATATGAAAAACTCGGCAATATGGCACCGCTGTTTCTGTTCAACGCCGTCACCTTTTTCATCGCCGCGGTGATGGAGGTCTTCATCAAAGCACCGGAGACGCATATTCAGCACCGCACGCAAAAATTCACCGCAAAATACTATTTCAACGAATTCAAAGCCGGTGTGGACTACATACGCTCCGAGAAGGGGCTTTTGGTGGTCACTGCTTACTTTTTAATCGCGAACCTCTCCTATTCGACCGGAGGGCTTGCACTGCCCTATTTCAAGAGCACGCCGGAATTGGGCGTCATGGTCTATACCTTCGTGATGGGCGCAAACTTATTGGGACGGCTGGTCGGCGGATTTTTGCATTATAAGATGAAACTGCCCCCGAAGCATAAATTTTCGATCGCATTGACGGTCTATATCACGACCTGCATCCTCGAGGGCGGCTATTTGTTCACACCGATCGGCATGATGATTCCGCTGATGTTCGTGTCCGGTTTGTTTTCCGTCACATCATATAACATTCGGATTGCGGCAACTCAGAGCTATATCCCGAACGATTATCGGGGCCGGTTTAACGGCTCGTTTCAGATGCTGCTTTCGCTTGGGATGATCGCCGGACAACTTGTCACCGGCGCACTCGGTGACCATTTCTCGGCGCGATTAATCATCCTGTTCGGTTATGTGATCAATTTCGCGGCGGTGTTTTTGATCATGCTGCCGGGCGGAAAGCATGTTAAACCCATCTACAATGCTGTCTATGAAAAGCCGACGGAACCTGAGGGTTTAGAGGAGCCGAATCTGACCAATCCTGCTGCGGAAAATGAATAA